Proteins from a genomic interval of Calypte anna isolate BGI_N300 chromosome 6, bCalAnn1_v1.p, whole genome shotgun sequence:
- the C6H10orf95 gene encoding uncharacterized protein C10orf95 homolog, whose protein sequence is MYQPSFVPREYYPTVIPPSAYTYPLLRTGRAEDMTSSVMFPPIHMHNFYSRPITFVADRNGYPDYMGGQVEYHHLYSASNPNFHPYYTWHFSPPVVPIPLYNPYANYNPYAAYQRSDQYRDTWPEGFTMRGELQWGKLGKVFGPRKDLPEFVKDDLRRVYGTYPRTNISITYRKGEFLVKGDPKVGEQEYAVEKKVIQQAATPSASEADDSSEDRNRKKKKKLRH, encoded by the coding sequence ATGTACCAGCCTAGTTTTGTGCCACGGGAGTATTACCCAACTGTAATCCCACCTTCTGCCTACACCTACCCACTGCTGCGGACTGGGAGAGCTGAAGACATGACCAGTTCTGTGATGTTCCCTCCCATCCACATGCACAACTTCTACAGCCGACCCATCACCTTTGTGGCAGACCGGAATGGCTACCCTGACTACATGGGAGGTCAGGTGGAGTATCATCATCTCTACAGTGCCTCCAATCCCAACTTCCATCCATACTACACCTGGCACTTCTCTCCTCCTGTGGTCCCCATCCCTCTCTACAATCCCTATGCAAACTACAATCCTTATGCTGCCTACCAGAGGTCAGATCAGTATCGAGACACATGGCCAGAAGGCTTCACGATGAGAGGGGAACTTCAATGGGGGAAGCTTGGAAAGGTGTTTGGCCCAAGGAAAGACCTCCCAGAATTTGTGAAGGATGATCTCCGGAGGGTATATGGCACCTACCCACGGACCAACATCTCCATAACCTACCGGAAAGGGGAGTTCTTGGTCAAGGGAGACCCAAAGGTAGGAGAGCAGGAAtatgcagtggaaaaaaaagtcatccaGCAGGCTGCAACACCCAGTGCCAGTGAGGCAGATGACAGCAGTGAAGACCGGAACcgaaagaagaaaaagaaactgagacaTTGA